One Dysosmobacter welbionis DNA segment encodes these proteins:
- the yfmH gene encoding EF-P 5-aminopentanol modification-associated protein YfmH, translating into MKQTFYERIGESVYREVLPNGLQVCVVPKPEHAKKYAFFATRYGGMDTRFCLDGKWLDTPAGIAHYLEHKMFDTKEGNALQELAKNGAEPNAFTSNAMTGYYFDSTEHFEENLEILLSFVSIPYFTEESVAKEQGIIGQEIRMIEDNPDWQLYTRMMQALYQKSTARTSIAGTVESISHITAETLYDCHKAFYTPSNMILTVVGNVDPVHVADLARRILPREGGPAIPRDYGQEPAQVAAKETRMAMEVSAPQFLTAYKCAPAADGEDYLRTAVLGDMACDILLGDSSHLYQRLYEEGVINTSFGGAFEMMPGVAYLYAGGDSKDARRAAAEIQREAERLAAEGIDEDYYQRVRRASFGSNLRGLNSFENIAVTLTEGYFHGYDPFRFPQVFDSITKEDVAAFLRRNLTAERAVLSEIVPREN; encoded by the coding sequence ATGAAGCAGACGTTTTACGAGCGGATCGGCGAGTCCGTCTACCGGGAGGTGCTGCCCAACGGATTGCAGGTCTGCGTGGTCCCCAAGCCGGAGCACGCCAAGAAGTACGCCTTCTTTGCCACCCGGTACGGCGGGATGGACACCCGCTTCTGTCTGGACGGTAAGTGGCTGGACACACCGGCGGGCATCGCCCACTATCTGGAGCACAAGATGTTCGACACCAAGGAGGGTAACGCCCTCCAGGAGCTGGCGAAAAACGGCGCGGAGCCCAATGCCTTCACCTCCAACGCCATGACCGGCTACTACTTCGACTCCACGGAGCACTTTGAGGAGAATCTGGAGATCCTGCTGTCCTTCGTCTCTATCCCCTATTTCACGGAGGAGAGCGTGGCCAAGGAGCAGGGCATCATCGGCCAGGAGATCCGCATGATCGAGGACAACCCCGACTGGCAGCTCTACACCCGGATGATGCAGGCCCTGTACCAGAAGAGCACTGCCCGCACCTCTATCGCCGGGACGGTGGAGAGTATCTCCCACATCACAGCGGAGACGCTGTACGACTGCCACAAGGCATTCTACACCCCCTCCAACATGATTTTGACAGTGGTGGGCAACGTGGATCCGGTCCATGTGGCGGACCTGGCCCGGCGGATCCTACCCCGGGAGGGCGGGCCTGCGATCCCCCGGGACTACGGCCAGGAACCCGCCCAGGTGGCGGCAAAGGAGACCCGCATGGCCATGGAGGTCTCTGCCCCTCAGTTCCTGACGGCCTACAAGTGCGCCCCGGCGGCGGACGGGGAGGACTACCTCCGTACCGCCGTTCTGGGAGACATGGCCTGCGACATCCTGCTGGGGGATTCCAGCCACCTGTACCAGCGGCTCTATGAGGAGGGGGTCATCAACACCAGCTTCGGCGGCGCCTTTGAGATGATGCCGGGCGTGGCATACCTCTATGCCGGCGGCGACAGCAAGGACGCCCGCCGGGCCGCCGCTGAGATCCAGAGGGAGGCGGAGCGCCTGGCAGCGGAGGGCATCGACGAGGACTATTACCAGCGGGTGCGCCGGGCGTCCTTCGGCTCCAACCTCCGGGGGCTGAACTCCTTTGAGAACATCGCCGTGACCCTGACGGAGGGGTATTTCCACGGCTATGATCCCTTCCGCTTCCCCCAGGTGTTCGACTCCATCACCAAAGAGGACGTGGCCGCCTTCCTGCGCCGCAATCTGACCGCGGAGCGGGCTGTGCTCAGCGAGATCGTGCCTAGGGAGAACTGA
- the lgt gene encoding prolipoprotein diacylglyceryl transferase has product MRALQDMPISFPGLFGDWSFNPDPIAVHIGHGIYWYGIILAIGLLAGLVLCMKQAKRYGLTEDNVLDMVLWAVPSCIIGARLYYVIFYLDLYRNADGSLNWGEMVAVWDGGLAIYGAVIAGAIVAFFYTRHKKIKMGAMTDLAVMGLLLGQCIGRWANFINREAFGAETTLPWRMRLWTSATEYIEVHPTFFYESLWNLIGLLLILLVVSKARRFDGENTWFYFLWYGLGRFWIEGLRTDSLYLFNWTFLGQPIRVSQALSLLLAVTAAVMLFYNIKIKKHSRDELLVNQVAAEAVEGTAEADISTAEAGESVPAGQEEPELPQPPETQNGEGGETDGNTH; this is encoded by the coding sequence TTGAGAGCATTACAGGATATGCCCATCAGCTTTCCCGGCCTGTTCGGGGACTGGTCCTTCAATCCCGACCCTATCGCCGTCCATATCGGCCATGGGATCTACTGGTACGGCATCATTTTGGCCATCGGCCTGCTGGCGGGCCTGGTGCTGTGCATGAAGCAGGCCAAGCGCTACGGCCTGACAGAGGACAATGTGCTGGATATGGTGCTGTGGGCGGTGCCCAGCTGCATCATCGGCGCCCGCCTTTACTATGTGATCTTCTATCTGGACCTCTACCGCAACGCCGATGGCAGCTTAAACTGGGGCGAGATGGTGGCGGTCTGGGACGGCGGCCTAGCCATCTACGGCGCGGTGATTGCCGGGGCCATCGTGGCATTTTTCTACACCCGGCACAAGAAGATCAAGATGGGCGCCATGACGGACCTGGCGGTGATGGGCCTGCTGCTGGGCCAGTGCATCGGCCGCTGGGCCAACTTCATCAATCGGGAGGCCTTCGGCGCCGAGACCACGCTGCCCTGGCGGATGCGCCTGTGGACCAGCGCCACGGAGTATATCGAGGTCCATCCCACGTTTTTCTATGAGAGCCTGTGGAATCTGATCGGGCTTCTGCTGATCCTGCTCGTGGTCTCCAAAGCCCGCCGGTTCGATGGGGAGAACACCTGGTTCTACTTCCTGTGGTACGGCCTGGGCCGGTTCTGGATCGAGGGGCTGCGGACGGACAGCCTGTATCTCTTTAACTGGACGTTCCTGGGGCAGCCCATCCGGGTGTCTCAGGCGCTGAGTCTGCTTCTGGCAGTCACCGCCGCGGTGATGCTGTTCTACAACATCAAGATCAAAAAGCACTCGCGGGATGAGTTGCTGGTGAATCAGGTGGCGGCGGAAGCCGTCGAGGGGACGGCAGAGGCGGATATTTCCACGGCGGAAGCGGGAGAGAGTGTCCCTGCCGGACAGGAGGAGCCGGAGCTCCCCCAGCCGCCGGAGACCCAAAACGGGGAAGGGGGAGAGACTGATGGCAACACGCATTGA
- the folD gene encoding bifunctional methylenetetrahydrofolate dehydrogenase/methenyltetrahydrofolate cyclohydrolase FolD, whose product MATRIDGKALAAKVKAQTAEAAKSLYRRPGLAVILVGNDPASRVYVTGKEKDCAECGFLSFEHALPEDTTQETLLDLIQELNRDPQVDGILCQLPLPGHLDEEAVLNAIARDKDVDCFHPYNVGRLMIGDPVFLPCTPAGVMEMLREYGIPVRGRRCVVLGRSNIVGKPMAMLLLQQDGTVTVCHSKTPGLAAITREADILVSAVGRVGLVTPGMVKEGAVVIDVAMNRNSEGRLCGDVDFAAVEPKASYITPVPGGVGPMTRAMLMRNILTAARNHQAEK is encoded by the coding sequence ATGGCAACACGCATTGACGGCAAGGCGCTGGCGGCCAAGGTCAAGGCGCAGACGGCAGAGGCAGCGAAGTCCCTGTACCGGCGGCCGGGCCTTGCGGTGATCCTGGTGGGGAATGACCCCGCCTCCCGGGTCTATGTGACCGGGAAGGAAAAGGACTGCGCCGAGTGCGGTTTTTTGAGCTTTGAGCACGCCCTGCCGGAGGACACCACACAGGAGACGCTGCTGGACCTGATCCAGGAGCTCAACCGCGACCCGCAGGTGGACGGCATCCTGTGCCAGCTTCCTTTGCCCGGGCATCTGGACGAGGAGGCGGTGCTGAACGCCATCGCCCGGGACAAGGACGTGGATTGCTTCCACCCCTATAACGTGGGCCGCCTGATGATCGGTGATCCGGTGTTTCTGCCATGCACCCCTGCCGGCGTCATGGAGATGCTGCGGGAATACGGCATCCCCGTCCGGGGCAGGCGGTGCGTGGTGCTGGGCCGCAGCAATATCGTGGGCAAGCCCATGGCCATGCTGCTGCTCCAGCAGGACGGCACCGTGACGGTCTGCCACTCCAAGACGCCGGGACTGGCGGCCATCACCCGGGAGGCGGACATCCTGGTGTCCGCTGTGGGCCGGGTGGGTCTTGTCACGCCGGGTATGGTGAAGGAAGGGGCCGTGGTCATCGACGTGGCCATGAACCGGAACAGCGAGGGCAGGCTCTGCGGCGATGTAGACTTCGCCGCGGTAGAACCCAAGGCATCCTACATCACTCCGGTGCCCGGCGGCGTGGGGCCCATGACCCGGGCCATGCTGATGCGCAATATCCTCACCGCAGCCCGGAACCACCAGGCGGAGAAGTGA
- a CDS encoding ABC transporter permease: MSVDQIVQLIQSAIQFGTVILFGAMGEILTEKSGNLNLGVPGIMYLGGIAGLAASFFYEFNNPDPSGFVCLVISLLAAFAASALGGLLYSFLTITLRANQNVTGLTLTIFGGGVANFFGGTLNSMAGGVGQISVAATSAVYRATIPGLSDLGLPGRLLFSYGFMVYLAIVLAVVLQLFLNRTRPGLNLRSVGENPATADAAGINVSRNKYLATCVGAGISGLGGLYYTMDYIKGTWANDGTIESLGWLAVALVIFATWRTVNAIWGSYLFGLLFWVYLIIPGLGRRDTYLFNMLPYLVTIAVLIFVSLRNKKENQPPASLGLAYFREER; the protein is encoded by the coding sequence ATGAGCGTCGACCAAATTGTTCAGCTGATTCAGTCTGCTATCCAGTTCGGCACCGTCATTCTGTTCGGCGCCATGGGCGAGATCCTGACAGAGAAATCCGGCAACCTGAACCTGGGCGTCCCCGGGATCATGTATCTGGGCGGTATTGCGGGACTGGCGGCCTCCTTCTTCTATGAGTTCAACAATCCCGATCCCTCCGGTTTCGTGTGTCTGGTGATCTCTCTGCTGGCGGCGTTCGCCGCCTCCGCCCTGGGCGGTCTGCTGTACAGTTTCCTGACCATCACCCTCCGGGCCAACCAGAACGTCACCGGTCTGACGCTGACCATCTTCGGCGGCGGTGTGGCCAACTTCTTCGGCGGCACCCTGAACTCCATGGCCGGCGGCGTGGGCCAGATCTCCGTAGCCGCCACCAGCGCCGTGTACCGGGCCACCATCCCCGGCCTGTCGGACCTGGGGCTTCCTGGGCGGCTGCTGTTCAGCTATGGCTTCATGGTATATCTGGCCATTGTGCTGGCCGTGGTGCTGCAGCTGTTCCTCAACCGCACCCGGCCGGGCCTGAACCTGCGATCCGTGGGTGAGAATCCTGCCACAGCCGATGCGGCGGGTATCAACGTCTCCCGCAACAAGTACCTGGCCACCTGCGTGGGCGCCGGTATCTCCGGTCTCGGCGGCCTGTACTACACCATGGACTACATCAAGGGCACCTGGGCCAACGACGGCACCATCGAGTCCCTGGGCTGGCTGGCCGTGGCGCTGGTGATCTTCGCCACCTGGCGGACAGTCAACGCTATCTGGGGCTCCTACCTGTTCGGCCTGCTGTTCTGGGTGTACCTCATCATCCCCGGCCTGGGCCGGCGGGACACGTACCTCTTCAACATGCTGCCGTATCTCGTGACCATCGCGGTGCTGATTTTTGTCTCCCTGCGGAACAAGAAGGAGAATCAGCCCCCCGCCAGCCTGGGTCTGGCGTATTTCCGGGAGGAACGGTAG